CCGCATGTCAGTGGCCGAGGATGAGATCAGTTTGATCCGTCATTATGACTATGCCGTGGTGAACGATGAGATTGATCTGGCCTGCAAGCGAATAGAAAGCATTATTATCGCCGAACATTGTAAGGTGAGATGAGCGGTTTCCGGGAATTAACCATTGATAGATACAGATCAAAGATGAAGAGGTGTCGTACGTGCTATATCCATCCATTGATGAAATGATGAATAAGGTTGACAGCAAGTATTCTCTGGTAGTAGCTTCCGCCCGCCGGGCCAGAGCGCTCCGTGAAGGCAGTAAGACGGATATTCTTGCGCCGAAGTCGCATAAATATGTCGGTGTTGCGCTCGAAGAGATTTATGAGGACCGGATTCTGGTCACACGCGGCGAGGAATAGGCTGGCGGATGCCGGTTCAAGAATCGTTGTAGCAGGTGTTGAAATGGTGCTGCCCTCGACAGGGCGGCAGAGCCATTTCGGCCCGGCAGGCGCTTAAATGAATTGATAATGGCCCGTACCGGGCTGTTCCTGACAACCGGAAGGTTGTTATTTTTTTCTCTATAGATCAGGAAAATATTAGGAATGGCAGTAGAGCGGGTTCAAATGATGAAGCGGGGGGAGAGCGCAAGTGAAGAGCTTACAAGGGAAAACGATTATACTCGGAATTACAGGCGGGATTGCAGCATATAAGGCAGCGGCATTAACCAGCAAGCTAACCCAGCAAGGGGCAGAGGTGCATGTCATCATGACGGCATCAGCCAAGCAATTCATCACCGAATTGACGCTGCAGTCGCTGTCGAAGCAGCGGGTATACAGTGATACATTCCAGGAACGCGATCCGTCCTCCATCTCCCATATTGATCTGGCGGATGCTGCCGATCTGGTCCTGGTCGCACCGGCTACCGCCAACATTATTGCCAAGATGGCGCACGGGATTGCCGATGATATGCTGTCGACCACCCTGCTTGCCACTACGGCGCCCGTGATGATTGCTCCGGCTATGAATGTGCATATGTATCAGCATCCGGCGGTGCTCAGCAATATGGACATCCTCTATAACCGGGGAGTGCAGTTTATTGAACCGGGCGAGGGGCTGCTGGCCTGCGGATATGTCGGCAAAGGCCGGCTGGAGGAGCCGGAAGCGATTGTGAAGGTGGTCGGGAATTTTTTTGCGCTGCAGCAGGACAGGAAGTCCGGTCCGCTCAGCGGCCGTAAAGTCGTGATTACCGCTGGAGGAACAGTGGAGCGCATTGATCCGGTCCGTTATATCTCCAATGATTCCTCGGGCAAAATGGGCTTTGCGCTGGCGCGCACAGCGCGAGCTATGGGGGCTGAGGTGACACTGATTGCCGCACGCACCGATGAAGCGCCGCCCCGTGATGCCGGGATTACACTGGTCCGCGTCCAGTCGGCGCAGGATATGTATGAAGCGGTTATGGAGCGCTGGGAGGATTGTGATATTCTCATAAAAGCTGCTGCAGTCGCCGATTACCGCCCAAGGCAGAGTGCCGAATCGAAGATTAAGAAGAGCGGCGATACCCTGACGCTGGAGCTTGTGAAGACCACCGACATTCTGGAGAGTCTGGGAAAGGCCAAGAAAGGGCAGTTCCTGATCGGCTTTGCCGCCGAGACCGGAGACACCGAATTCTATGCCAAGGACAAGCTGGCCCGCAAGAACCTGGATCTGATTATCGCCAATGATGTAACCGCAGCAGGGGCAGGCTTCGGCACAGACACCAATATCGTTAAGGTTTATGATGCGGAGGGCCTTGTGCTCGATCTCCCTTTGATCTCCAAGGATGAGGTGGCCCGGCAGGTGCTGCGGCTGGCTGCAGAGCGGGCTGCCGGAGTCTCGTTATAATGGATATTGCCAAGGTCATCGTCGATGTTCCCGTACGCAGTACCGACCGGCCGTTTGATTATATAATCCCGGAAGCTCTGAAGCTGTGGACGGAGGTCGGCAGCAGGGTAGCCGTTCCGTTCGGTGGCCGGACGGTCCAGGGGTTCGTGGTCTCTCTGGAATCGGGAGACACCGGCGGGGGCAGCAAGCTGAAGCCGATTGTGGAGGTGCTTGATCTGCTGCCGCCGCTGTCGCCGGAGCTGGTGGAGCTGGCGGACTGGATGAGCCAGCGGTATGCCTGCAGACGGATCTCCGCCCTGCAGGCTATGCTTCCGACTGCCCTCAAGGGCAAAGCCGAGCGGCTGATCTCGCTCGGGGACGTTGCGGAAGCGGACCAGCCGCCCGCAGACGAGCTGTTCCCGCTCTTCCTGGAGGCTGAGGACGAAGAGCAGCAGATTATCGACTTCGTCAGACGCCACAGTGAGGTGTCGATGAAGCTGCTGACCCGTTCCTTCCCGGATGCGGCGGAGACCATCAAGTTCATGGTGCGGCGCGGGGTGTTATCAGAGAGCCAGTCGATCAAGGATAAGATGGGCAAAAAGAAGCTGAAGGCTGTAGACCTGGCCATTGGCATAGCGGCAGCGCGGGAATCGCTGTCCGGCTTTCCGGCGCGTTCGGCGCGCCAGAAGGAGGTGCTCTCCTACCTCATCGAGATGGAGGCCATCCTGCCCATGCCGCTTAAGGATATCCTGTCCATCCTTCAGGTGACGGCCGGTACGGTCAAAGCGCTGGAGGATAAAGGATATATTGAGATCAGTGAAATTGAGGTCTACCGCGACCCCTACCGGGGGCGGGACTTCAAGCCAAGTGCTCCGCTGCCGCTGACAGCGGAGCAACAATCGGTCTACGATAGGATCGTAAGCGTAATAGAGCGGCAGATGCATGAGGTCTTCCTGCTGCACGGGGTGACCGGCAGCGGGAAGACCGAGATCTATCTGCAGTGTATCCAGCGCTGTATCGAGCAGGGGCGGCAGGCCGTGGTGCTCGTTCCTGAGATTGCGCTGACCCCACAGATGGTAGAGCGGTTCAAGGGCCGGTTCGGCAGCGGGGTGGCGGTGATGCACAGCCGGCTGTCGGTTGGCGAGCGTTACGATGAGTGGCGCAAGATCCGCGAAGGCAAGGCCATGGTGGCGGTTGGGGCGCGTTCGGCTGTATTTGCCCCGTTCGCCAATCTCGGCCTGATCATTATGGATGAAGAGCATGAAGGCTCCTACAAGCAGGAGGAGAATCCGAAGTATCATGCCCGTGATGTAGCAGTGCGCCGGGCGGAGCAGGGCGGGGCGGCCGTTATTCTCGGCTCGGCGACCCCGTCGCTGGAGAGCTATCATGCCGCGCGCAGCCAGAGCGATATCCATTTCTCGCCGGTGCTGCTGGAGATGCCCAGCCGCGCACTCGGCAATGAGCTGCCGAAGGTGGATGTGGTCGATATGCGTTCGGAGCTTAAGGAAGGCAACCGTTCCATGTTCAGCCGCAGGCTTCATAGCGCCCTGGCGGACAGGCTGGAACGCGGGGAGCAGACGGTGCTTCTGCTGAACCGGCGGGGCTTCTCGACCTTCGTCATGTGCCGGAGCTGCGGCTATGTCGCCGGCTGTCCGGATTGCGATATCTCGCTGACCTATCACAGCCGCAGCGACAATCTGCGCTGCCATTACTGCGGCCATGCCGAACCGGCTCCCAAGCTGTGCCCGGAATGCGGCAGCGAGCATATCCGCTTCTTCGGCACGGGTACACAGCGGGTGGAGGAGGAGCTGGGCAAGCTCTTCCCCGGCATCCGGGTGATCCGTATGGATGTCGATACCACAACAGAGAAGGGCTCGCATGAGAAGCTGCTGAACCAGTTCAGGGACAAGAAGGCGGATGTGCTGCTGGGCACCCAGATGGTCGCCAAGGGGCTGGACTTCCCCGATGTCACGCTGGTTGGTGTCATCACGGCCGACTCTGCGCTGAATCTGCCCGATTTCCGGGCGGCCGAGAAGACCTTCCAGCTGCTCACACAGGTGGCAGGCCGCGCCGGGCGGCATCAGCTTCCCGGCGAGGTGGTGGTGCAGTCGTACACCCCTGAGCATTATTCAATTATTCACGCCAGCGGCCACGACTACCGGTCATTCGTCCGGGATGAGCTGAAGCACCGCAAGGAGCTGCACTATCCGCCCTATTGCCGGCTGATTCTGGTTACCTTGTCGCATGAGCAGCTTCCGCTGCTGCTGAAGCTTGCTGAGAATTATGCGCAGGGCATTCAGGGCAAGGCCAGACAATTGCGCTGGTTCGGGAGCCTGGACAAGCTCTCCTCCGATGCGCTGGATCTGTTAGGTCCGGTGGCCTCTCCGCTGCCGCGGCTGAAGGGCCGTTACCGGTTTCAGTGTATTATCAAATGGCGCGGGGCCATCGATGCGATCGGCCTGGCCCGCCAGGTGGCTGAGGAGCTGGAGGATTCGGTCCGGGACAAGGGGCTCCAGATCAGCATTGATGTCGATCCGCAGATGTTGATGTAACCGCCCGGCGTGTTACAATCGTTTCATATAGACAGATATTAGACATGTACAGAACAAGGATGGTGTTAGTGTAATGGCAATCAGACTGATTGTGAAAGAACCGGATGAAGTATTGCACAAAAAAGCAAAAACCGTAACGAATATTACCCCTAACGTTCAAAAGCTGCTGGATGATATGGCAGATACGATGTATGACGCAGAAGGCGTGGGCCTGGCCGCCCCGCAGGTGGGCATCCTGAAACGGCTGATCGTCGTGGATGCCGATGAAGAGCACGGATTGATCAAGCTGATCAACCCGGAGATTGTCAGCATGGAGGGGGAGCAGTTCGGACCCGAAGGCTGCCTGAGTATTCCCGGACTGAACGGAGATGTCCGCCGGGCCGAGACAGTGACCGTACGCGGGCTTAACCGCGAGGGTGAGGAAGTGACGATTACCGGGAGCGGCCTGCTGGCCCGGGCATTTCAGCACGAAATCGACCACCTGAACGGCGTGCTGTTCACAGACATCGCCGAGAAGGTCTATGAGTATATACCGGAACGCAAAGAAGCTGAGGAGTGAGTGTAATGAAGATAGTGTTCATGGGAACACCGGCTTTTGCCGTGCCCTGCTTGCGGATGCTGGTGGAAGAAGGCTATGAGGTTGCCGCTGTGGTAACCCAGCCCGACCGTCCCCAGGGCCGCAAGAAGACGCTGGTACCGTCTCCGGTGAAGGAGGCGGCGCTGGAGCTGGGGCTGCCGGTCCTGCAGCCGGAGCGGCTGCGCCGGCCGGAGGCGGTAGCGGAGCTTGCTGCCTATGAGCCGGATCTGATTGTAACCGCTGCTTACGGGCAGATTCTGCCGAAGAGCGTGCTGGAGCTGCCCAAGAACGGATGCGTGAATGTTCACGGCTCCCTGCTGCCCAAATACCGGGGCGGTGCTCCGATTCAGCGCTGCATTATAAATGGTGAGCAGGTGACCGGTGTTACGCTGATGTATATGGCGGAAGGGCTGGATACCGGTGATATGATCTCCCGTGTAGAAGTGCCTATTGAGGAGGAGGATACCTCGGGCACGCTGTTCGTTAAGCTGAGCGCTGCCGGGCGGGAGCTGCTCCGGGCAGAAATGCCGCGTCTTGCCGCAGGCCGTGTAGAAGCCACCGTGCAGGATGAGAGTGAAGCCACCTATGCGCCCAATCTCAGCCGTGAAGATGAACGGATTGACTGGAGCAGGAAGTCGCGTGAAATATACAACCAGATTCGCGGGCTTGTCCCGTTCTCGGGAGCTTTCACCCTGTGGAACGGCGAGACCTTTAAGACATGGGCTGCTGCGAAGCCGGAGGACGGTCAAGGCGCCGGGGGCGATGCGGCTCCGGGCACAGTGCTGTCTGTGAGCGCGCGCGGGGTAGAGGTGAAGACCGGTGACGGAACCCTTCATCTGATATCCGTTCAGCCCGCCGGCAAAAAAGCGATGAGCGCAGCCGACTTCAGCCGCGGCACAACGCTTGCGCCCGGCACGGTGCTCGGTTGAGCGCGGGCGGCAAGGGAGGAAGCGGCGGCCGTCCGCGCTCTCCCGGCAAGCAGGCTGCCGGTACGCGCAGAGCGGCTTCCGGCGGTGCTGCCAAACGGCCGGGCGGTAAGGCGCCTGCGCCGGCTTCAGCGCGTGAAGTGGCGCTTGATGTTCTTGTCCGTGTAGAGCAGCAGGGCGCATACAGCAATCTGCTGCTCGGCAGCAGCCTACAGAAGGCAGAGCTTGGCCGTGAGGACACGGGACTGGCCACGGAGCTGGTCTACGGTACCCTCTCGCGGATGATTACACTGGACTATGTGCTAGGCGGCTTCGTCAGCAAGGGCCTTGCCAAGCTGGAGCCTTGGGTGCGGGGACTGCTGCGGCTGAGCCTGTACCAGATCATGTATCTGGACCGGGTTCCTTCCCATGCGGCCGTGAATGAAGCAGTGAATATCGCCAAGCGGCGAGGCCATCAGGGAATATCCGGGATGGTTAACGGTGTCCTGCGCAGCGTGCTGCGGGCCGGGGAGCTGCCCGTCCTGCCGGAGGGGCTCAGCCGGGAGGAGCGCATCTCCATCCTGCACTCCCATCCGCTATGGATGGTCCAGCGCTGGTCGGAGGAATACGGGCCTGATACGGCGGAAGCCATGTGTGCGGCGAACAATGAGCCGCCGGCAGTCAGTGTCCGGGTGAATACGACGATGACCAGCCGGGACGCGCTGCTGGCCGAGCTGGCAGCGTCCGGCCTGGATGCCGTGGAATCGGAGATCAGCCCCTTCGGGCTGGTGATCCGCGGAGGCGGTAATCTGGCGCTCTCCTCCTGGTACAGGGACGGCTATCTGTCCGTCCAGGATGAGAGCTCTATGCTCGTTGCCGAAGCCGTGGCTCCCGGGCCGGGCATGAAGGTGCTCGACTGCTGCGCGGCTCCCGGCGGCAAAAGCGCTCATATGGGCGAATTGATGAAGGATCAGGGACTGATCCTGGCCAATGACCTCCATGAGCATAAAGCGAAGCTGATCGCCGAGCAGGCAGCCCGGCTCGGCCTGGAGTGCATTACGACCGCCACTGGCGATGCGCTGAAGCTGGCGGAGTCTCTTCCCCCGGCATCCTACGACCGGATTCTGCTGGATGCCCCCTGCTCAGGGCTTGGCGTGATCCGCCGCAAGCCTGACTTGAAGTGGCGGAAGCAGCCGGAGGATGTAGCCGGTATTGCAGCGCTGCAGCGCGAGCTGCTGCAGTCGGTCTCCCGGCTGCTGAAGCCGGGAGGCGTGCTGGTCTACAGCACCTGCACTACGGAGCAGGCGGAGAACAGCGGAGTGGTTGCCGGATTCCTGGAGCGCAACCCGGACTTCGCTTCGGTAAGCTTCCAGTCCCCCGTATGGGAACGGCTGAAGGGAACCGCCCTTGCTATGGGAGAGGGAATTCAGCTGCTTCCCCATCATTATGGAAGCGACGGGTTCTATATCGCCCGGCTGCAAAGACTCTCTTAACGGATTAACGGATGGAGAATCACCCTGGAATTACGGCCTCCCGCCCGCAGAAGCATTCTGTGCGGCGGGCTTTTCTTTTACCGGATCTGAGATTTGTGTTAGAATAGGAAGAATGAGAAGCAATATGCATATAATTTATGAAAGTTCAGGTGCTTACAACAATGAAACCTTTAATATATGATTTGACATTAGAAGAGTTGCAGCAATGGGCTAAGGACAACGGGGAGCCGGCGTTCCGCGGCGGACAGATCTTCGATTGGCTCTATGTGAAGCGGGTCAATGAGTTCGATGCGATGAGCAATCTGTCCAAGGCGCTCCGCAGCAAGCTTGACGAGCAGTTCAGCCTGTCCGCGCTCACTGAAATTACGAAGCTGGAGTCCAAGGACGGCACGGTGAAGTTCCTGTTCGGCCTGCATGATGACCATGCAATCGAGACGGTTATTATGAAGCATAATTACGGCAATAGCGTATGCGTAACGACCCAGGTTGGCTGCCGGATCGGCTGTACCTTCTGTGCTTCCACGCTCGGCGGGCTGAAGCGTGACCTGACTGCAGGCGAGATTGTGGCCCAGGTGGTCCGCTCCCAGCAGATCCTGGATGCACGCGGCGAACGTGTCAGCAGCATTGTCATTATGGGGACAGGCGAGCCGTTCGAGAATTATGATGCAACGATGAGATTCCTCCGTCTGATGATTCACGAGAAGGGCCTCAACATCGGACAGCGCCATATCACCGTCTCCACCAGCGGCATTGTGCCGAACATCTACAAGTTCGCGGATGAAGATACACAGATTAATCTGGCCATCTCGATCCATGCCCCTAATGATACCCTGCGCTCCAAGCTGATGCCGGTGAACCGCCGGTATCCGTTTGATGATGTGATCGAGTCCCTGCGCTACTACCAGGCCAAGACCGGACGCCGGATCACCTTCGAATATGCTTTGATCGGCGGAGTTAATGACCAGCCTGAGCATGCCAAGGAACTGGCCGGTGTGCTCAAGACGATGCTCTGCCATGTGAATCTGATTCCGGTCAACCATGTGCCTGAGCGCAAGTATGTCCGGACTTCCCGCAATGATATCTTTGAATTTCAGCGTATACTGGCCGATCACGGTGTGAATGTCACCATCCGCCGTGAGCAGGGCCATGATATTGCGGCCGCATGTGGACAACTGCGTGCCAAACATATGGAGTTGGGGTGAGGATATTTGATCAGAACTGTTCAAGCCAGCGACATCGGCCGGGTACGTACGGTCAATGAGGATTCAGTCTGGATCGGCGCGACGCGCCACGGTTATACCCTCGGCATTATCGCCGACGGGATGGGGGGACATTTGGCTGGCGATACCGCGAGCAGGCTCGCGCTGGAGACGGTCAGGAGCCTTCTGGACCCGCTGCCTCCGGAGCTTCCGGAAGAGGAGCTGAAGACGGCGCTGACTGCCGCCATCATGGAAGCCAACGCCACCGTCTACAGCGAGGCCCAGGGCAATGAGGAGTTTCACAACATGGGAACAACTATTGTCGCAGCGCTGCTGAAGGATGCGGCCGGGTTCATCGGCCATATCGGGGACAGCAGGGCATACCTGATTCAGAGTGGCACAGCCAGACAACTAACCGAAGATCATACACTGGTTCATGAGCTGTTCAAGAGCGGTCAGATCAGTCTGGACGAAATGGATCATCATCCGCGCCGCAATGTGCTGAGCAGAGCTCTGGGGACAGATACCGAAGTATCTGCGGATCTCGTTCATGTGGAGCTTGAGCCGGGTGAGCTGCTGCTGCTATGCAGCGACGGGCTCAGCAATTATGTAAGCCCGGAGCATCTGGGCAAGGTAGCCGGAATCCATGAGATATCCCTGGAGGAACGGGCGGATCGATTACTTCAATTGGCATTGCTTGCGGGCGGCAGCGATAATATAAGCGTTGCTATGCTGGAACACCAAGGAGAGGCCGCAGTGCCCGAGACAAAGGAGTGGGATACATGATCGGTCACGAATTGGGCGGCCGTTATCAAATCATTGAACGGATCGGCGGAGGCGGCATGGCGCTCGTCTACAGAGCCCATGATATTCTGCTGAACCGCAATGTCGCTATCAAAGTATTGCGCAACCAGTTTGTGCATGATGAGGAATTCATCCGCCGCTTCCGGCGGGAGGCACAATCCGCTGCATCATTATCTCATCCGAATGTAGTCAGCATCTATGATGTCGGCCAGGAAGATGAAGTTCATTATATCGTTATGGAATATATTGAAGGCAAGAACCTGAACGAGATTATCAAAGAGCGGGCCCCGCTGCAGGTGGACGAAGCTGTGCGGATCGCATCGCAGATCTGTGACGCGCTCGATCATGCGCATATGAACCAGATTATTCACCGCGATATTAAACCTCATAACATTCTGATCGGCCGCAATGGCCGGGTTAAGGTCACCGACTTCGGGATTGCCCGCGCGGTTACGTCCACTACGATCACCCAGACGGGCTCCGTCGTGGGCTCTGTCCATTATTTCTCGCCGGAACATGCCAAAGGCGTAACTACAGGCGAGAAGTCGGACCTGTATTCACTTGGAATAGTACTCTATCAGATGCTCACCGGCGTATTGCCTTTTCTCGGGGAGAGCCCGATTAGTGTTGCCCTGAAGCATCTGCAGGAGGAATTCGAGGAGCCGCGCCTGCTGAATCCGCTGATTCCGCAGAGCGTGGAGAATGTGATTCTGAAGTCGATGCGCAAGAACCCTGACGAACGGTACCAGTCCGCCAAGCAGATGCTCCAGGATCTGGAGACCTGCCTGCTGCCTGAGCGCCGGAGTGAAGCCAAGATGTCATTCCAGGACGAGGATGACGAGGACCGGACGCGCATTATTCCGGCGATCAAGCCGCTTCAGCGTGGGCTGGGCAGCCGGGCCGGGGGCGGAGAGGAGCGGCTCCGCAGCATGGAGGAGGCTTCGCCGCCCGTGCCTGAGAAGCACAAGAAGAGCCGTGCCGCACTGTGGATCAGCCTGACTCTGGTTGTGCTGATTGCCATGGCCGGAGTTGTATGGTACGTCAACTCCAAATTGTCGGTCGATGAAGTATCGGTGCCGGTAGTGACCGGCAAATCCTTCGAGGAAGCCAAGGCGGAGCTTGAGGCCGTGGGTCTTCTTGCCGAGGAGCCGCCGCTGCAGGAATACAAAGAGGGTTTTGCAGAGAATATCGTCTGGAAGCAGAACAAGACCAATACGATGGTCAAAGAAGGCACACATATTATCCTGACGGTCAGCACGGCCAAGACGCTGCCCAAGCTGCCTGATGTTTCCGGTAAGAGCTACGACGATGCGGTCAAGGAATTGATGGCCTTAGGTATCGCCCAGGGCAATATCTCTCCAGACGAGCGGTACAGCGAAGAATTCGATAAGGGCAAGGTCATCAGCTCCGAGCCAGCGGCGAACAGCGAATATGATCCTGAGAACGTTACAGTCAAGCTGATGGTAAGCAAAGGCAAAGAAAGCATCCAGATGCCGGATCTTCTCGGCAAGACGGAGAAGGAGGCCAAGGCCGAGCTGGAAAAGGTTGGACTTGTGCTGGATGCGGTCAAGGAAGAGCCGAGTTATACGATTGAGAAGGGCAAGGTCACCAAGCAATGGGCCTATGAAGCAGGGGATCTGGTTCCTCCTGGTGAGAAGATCACGATCTACATCAGCACAGGGTATGCCCCTGAAGCTCTGGAGTATACATTTAATGTTCCTGTTGCGCCGGTTGCAGAAGGCAAGAAGAGCAAGATCCGCATTGTGTTTGCGGATGCGCGCAACAATGGCGAGAATCAGGAATGGGGCACGCGCACCATCGGCAAGAGCCAGGTCCTGTCCGTGAATATGGTGCTGGCTCCGAACAAAGACGGAATGGTCTCCGTCTACCGGGACGGGGAATTCCTGGAGACCTATCCGATTACGTATGTGGATGTCAAGAACGGCAGCGTGCAGCAGCCAGAGCCTCCACCGATGGAGACACCGACTCCTGCGCCAACCGTTGCGCCGACAGAGACGCCTACGCCAGACCCGACCATAGAGCCTGAGATTCTGCCGCCGGACGACGGCGGGGAAGGCGGGGAGACGGGTGGCGGGGCGAATAACCAGACCGGTTATGTGCCGGGCAGCGCCCAGAATGACAATGTGCAGACTGCTGCGCAGGTCAAAGGTAAAGGCAACAATAACGGCAACGGGCACGCTAAGGGCAATGGCCCCGGCAAAGATAAGTCCGGCAAAGATAAGCCCGGCAAACCATAAAAGATAAGCATCAGCAGACCCGGCGCCGGAACCGGCAGGGCTGAAGCGTGCAAATGACCCGGGGATACCTCATCTTGGGTCATTTGCATAAATATCAGGAGAGGAAGGGTCAGCATGTATGCCTGAAGGAATCATAATCAAAGCATTGAGCGGATATTACTATGTTAAGCCGCTTAAGGATGGACAGATCGCAACCGGGGAAGAAACGGTGCAGTGCCGCGGGCGTGGCATTCTGAAGAAGAAGGGAACGGCTCCGCTGGTAGGCGACCGGGTCGTCTACATGCTTACGGAGAATGGCGAAGGCATGGTGGATGAGCTGCTTCCGCGCGAGTCGGAGCTTGTCCGCCCGCCGGTGGCGAATGTGAAGCTGGCGGTGCTGCTGTTCTCCGTCCGGGAGCCGGATATGAACTTGAATCTGCTGGACAAGTTCCTGGTTCATATCGAGCATTCCGGTCTCGACACGCTGATTGTACTTACGAAGCAGGATCTCGAAGAGGAGGACGGGCAGACTACGGAAGCTGTCAAAGCCCTGTACGAGCGGATCGGCTACGAGGTGATGGTCACCAGCTCCCTGAACGGAACCGGGGCGGAGGAGCTGCGGCAGCGGCTGGCCGGCGTCATCAGTGTCTTCTCCGGCCAGTCGGGTGTCGGTAAGTCCACTCTGCTGAACCGGCTTGTGCCTGAACTGGAGCTTGAGACCGGGGAGATCAGCCTGCGGCTTGGCCGGGGGCGTCATACGACGCGTCATGTCGAGCTTATGGACATCGGGGGCGGCGGTTTTGTCGCCGATACACCGGGCTTCAGCCAGCTGGACTTCCTGGAGCTGGGTGTCGAGGAGCTGTCGGTCTGCTTCCGCGAGTTCGCCGCCTATGCGGAGAATTGCAAATTCCGCGGCTGCAGCCATCTGCATGAGCCGGGCTGCAAGGTGATTGAGGCGTGGGAAGCCGGAGAGATTGCCGACAGCCGTTACGGGCATTACAAGCTGTTCTTTAATGAGATGAAAGATAAAAAGCGGAGGTACTGAAACTCATGGTAAAAATTGCTCCTTCCATATTGTCAGCGGATTTCGCAGCGCTTGGCGCAGAGGTGGCTGAAGCCGAAGCCAGCGGTGGGGACTGGATTCATGTAGATGTAATGGACGGGCAGTTCGTGCCGAATATTACACTCGGACCTGTAATTTGTGCAGCGGTGAAGCAGCATACCTCGCTGCCGCTCGATGTTCATCTGATGATTGAGCACCCGGAGAATTATATTGCTGCATTTGCGGCAGCGGGCGCTTCGGTGATCACCGTTCATGCAGAGGCCTGCGTGCATCTGCACCGTGTTGTACATCAGATCAAGGAGCTGGGCCTGATGGCCGGAGTAGCGATCAATCCGGGCACACCGGCAGCGGCTGTGCGGGAGGTTCTGGCGGATGTAGACATGGTTCTGGTCATGACCGTGAATCCGGGCTTCGGCGGCCAGGCCTTCATTCCGCGTACGCTGCACAAGATCAGGCAGCTCCGGGAATGGGCGGCCGAGATCAATCATAAGGGCCTGCTGATTGAGGTGGACGGCGGAATCGCCGAAGCCACTGCGCCGCTTGTCGCTGAAGCGGGAGCCGATGTGCTTGTAGCCGGCAACGCAGTCTTCGGGCGCAGCGACCGTGCAGC
This region of Paenibacillus sp. FSL K6-1096 genomic DNA includes:
- the def gene encoding peptide deformylase, yielding MAIRLIVKEPDEVLHKKAKTVTNITPNVQKLLDDMADTMYDAEGVGLAAPQVGILKRLIVVDADEEHGLIKLINPEIVSMEGEQFGPEGCLSIPGLNGDVRRAETVTVRGLNREGEEVTITGSGLLARAFQHEIDHLNGVLFTDIAEKVYEYIPERKEAEE
- the fmt gene encoding methionyl-tRNA formyltransferase, with product MKIVFMGTPAFAVPCLRMLVEEGYEVAAVVTQPDRPQGRKKTLVPSPVKEAALELGLPVLQPERLRRPEAVAELAAYEPDLIVTAAYGQILPKSVLELPKNGCVNVHGSLLPKYRGGAPIQRCIINGEQVTGVTLMYMAEGLDTGDMISRVEVPIEEEDTSGTLFVKLSAAGRELLRAEMPRLAAGRVEATVQDESEATYAPNLSREDERIDWSRKSREIYNQIRGLVPFSGAFTLWNGETFKTWAAAKPEDGQGAGGDAAPGTVLSVSARGVEVKTGDGTLHLISVQPAGKKAMSAADFSRGTTLAPGTVLG
- the rsmB gene encoding 16S rRNA (cytosine(967)-C(5))-methyltransferase RsmB produces the protein MALDVLVRVEQQGAYSNLLLGSSLQKAELGREDTGLATELVYGTLSRMITLDYVLGGFVSKGLAKLEPWVRGLLRLSLYQIMYLDRVPSHAAVNEAVNIAKRRGHQGISGMVNGVLRSVLRAGELPVLPEGLSREERISILHSHPLWMVQRWSEEYGPDTAEAMCAANNEPPAVSVRVNTTMTSRDALLAELAASGLDAVESEISPFGLVIRGGGNLALSSWYRDGYLSVQDESSMLVAEAVAPGPGMKVLDCCAAPGGKSAHMGELMKDQGLILANDLHEHKAKLIAEQAARLGLECITTATGDALKLAESLPPASYDRILLDAPCSGLGVIRRKPDLKWRKQPEDVAGIAALQRELLQSVSRLLKPGGVLVYSTCTTEQAENSGVVAGFLERNPDFASVSFQSPVWERLKGTALAMGEGIQLLPHHYGSDGFYIARLQRLS
- the coaBC gene encoding bifunctional phosphopantothenoylcysteine decarboxylase/phosphopantothenate--cysteine ligase CoaBC, whose translation is MKSLQGKTIILGITGGIAAYKAAALTSKLTQQGAEVHVIMTASAKQFITELTLQSLSKQRVYSDTFQERDPSSISHIDLADAADLVLVAPATANIIAKMAHGIADDMLSTTLLATTAPVMIAPAMNVHMYQHPAVLSNMDILYNRGVQFIEPGEGLLACGYVGKGRLEEPEAIVKVVGNFFALQQDRKSGPLSGRKVVITAGGTVERIDPVRYISNDSSGKMGFALARTARAMGAEVTLIAARTDEAPPRDAGITLVRVQSAQDMYEAVMERWEDCDILIKAAAVADYRPRQSAESKIKKSGDTLTLELVKTTDILESLGKAKKGQFLIGFAAETGDTEFYAKDKLARKNLDLIIANDVTAAGAGFGTDTNIVKVYDAEGLVLDLPLISKDEVARQVLRLAAERAAGVSL
- the priA gene encoding primosomal protein N', which codes for MDIAKVIVDVPVRSTDRPFDYIIPEALKLWTEVGSRVAVPFGGRTVQGFVVSLESGDTGGGSKLKPIVEVLDLLPPLSPELVELADWMSQRYACRRISALQAMLPTALKGKAERLISLGDVAEADQPPADELFPLFLEAEDEEQQIIDFVRRHSEVSMKLLTRSFPDAAETIKFMVRRGVLSESQSIKDKMGKKKLKAVDLAIGIAAARESLSGFPARSARQKEVLSYLIEMEAILPMPLKDILSILQVTAGTVKALEDKGYIEISEIEVYRDPYRGRDFKPSAPLPLTAEQQSVYDRIVSVIERQMHEVFLLHGVTGSGKTEIYLQCIQRCIEQGRQAVVLVPEIALTPQMVERFKGRFGSGVAVMHSRLSVGERYDEWRKIREGKAMVAVGARSAVFAPFANLGLIIMDEEHEGSYKQEENPKYHARDVAVRRAEQGGAAVILGSATPSLESYHAARSQSDIHFSPVLLEMPSRALGNELPKVDVVDMRSELKEGNRSMFSRRLHSALADRLERGEQTVLLLNRRGFSTFVMCRSCGYVAGCPDCDISLTYHSRSDNLRCHYCGHAEPAPKLCPECGSEHIRFFGTGTQRVEEELGKLFPGIRVIRMDVDTTTEKGSHEKLLNQFRDKKADVLLGTQMVAKGLDFPDVTLVGVITADSALNLPDFRAAEKTFQLLTQVAGRAGRHQLPGEVVVQSYTPEHYSIIHASGHDYRSFVRDELKHRKELHYPPYCRLILVTLSHEQLPLLLKLAENYAQGIQGKARQLRWFGSLDKLSSDALDLLGPVASPLPRLKGRYRFQCIIKWRGAIDAIGLARQVAEELEDSVRDKGLQISIDVDPQMLM
- the rpoZ gene encoding DNA-directed RNA polymerase subunit omega, with protein sequence MLYPSIDEMMNKVDSKYSLVVASARRARALREGSKTDILAPKSHKYVGVALEEIYEDRILVTRGEE